A stretch of Cytobacillus sp. IB215665 DNA encodes these proteins:
- a CDS encoding ABC transporter permease produces MTFSINKYVVYNMKELLKNGYLFVGLLGACVPALAVAYFILNETTTFNIKYVSNFYGMLGMLAAVLMPLYFINRDYSTKTISLINNSVQNRRNYVFANGIIALSVSLLYIVIGIVLLLVTKSLGVPGELKLSFLAGFSVNVFLLVMTYFLFGYLLFLYGVRSGAVYGILTAMLLFLPNALYIIKGMIHSEFLLKLIENFPGYFYPAMVGSNPFSPLQYAIGSLTLFVLLGVVLKKSAKIEV; encoded by the coding sequence ATGACATTCAGTATTAACAAATATGTGGTTTACAACATGAAAGAGCTGCTTAAAAATGGTTATCTATTTGTTGGTTTGTTGGGTGCTTGTGTACCCGCATTGGCTGTGGCTTACTTTATCCTTAACGAGACCACCACCTTTAACATCAAATATGTTTCAAATTTTTATGGTATGCTCGGTATGCTCGCAGCAGTCTTAATGCCGCTTTATTTTATCAATAGAGACTACTCGACTAAAACGATTTCTCTGATCAATAATTCGGTGCAAAATAGGAGAAACTATGTTTTCGCAAATGGTATCATCGCTCTTTCGGTAAGTTTACTTTATATAGTGATAGGTATTGTACTACTTCTAGTTACGAAATCACTGGGTGTTCCTGGTGAATTAAAGCTCTCTTTCCTGGCTGGATTCTCTGTGAATGTCTTTCTCTTGGTAATGACATATTTCTTATTTGGGTATCTTCTATTTTTATATGGTGTTCGTAGTGGTGCGGTATATGGTATCTTAACAGCCATGTTGTTGTTTTTACCAAATGCCTTGTATATAATCAAAGGGATGATTCATAGCGAGTTTCTTTTAAAGTTAATTGAGAATTTTCCCGGCTATTTCTATCCAGCCATGGTGGGATCAAATCCGTTCTCTCCACTACAATATGCTATTGGATCGCTTACATTATTTGTTTTGTTAGGGGTTGTCCTTAAAAAGAGTGCAAAAATCGAAGTATAG
- a CDS encoding ABC transporter ATP-binding protein — MLINMLTKRYGSSIVLNDLSLDFNQGEIVGLIGRNGAGKSTLIKIIAQTIQTYEGSVADNHHVGYLIEEPKLFSNKTGLFHLTYFSGIYGNTFKLNEYEELLQNLQLFDVLNKKVKEYSLGMRQKLGIVISLLNNPSYIILDEPTNGMDVETSFEVLQELRRMADERNVGILISSHKLEDIETICDRVLFLDNGAIAGEQHFKKIKQRTISLVFENSVDLATFASKQHFGNVIHSGDKDIRIETTVDNAEVFEMVNRLGLKLIDFTSEKNTLRNVYMNKFRGEYHDIQY, encoded by the coding sequence ATGTTGATAAATATGCTAACTAAGCGATATGGAAGTTCAATAGTTCTAAACGATCTTTCTTTAGATTTCAACCAAGGAGAAATCGTTGGTTTGATTGGGAGAAACGGCGCTGGAAAAAGTACCTTGATAAAGATTATAGCGCAAACTATTCAAACTTATGAGGGATCAGTTGCAGACAATCATCACGTAGGGTACTTGATTGAGGAACCAAAGCTATTCAGTAATAAGACGGGATTATTCCACTTAACTTATTTTTCAGGAATTTACGGAAACACGTTCAAACTCAATGAATATGAGGAGCTCTTGCAGAACTTGCAATTATTCGATGTGTTGAATAAAAAGGTGAAGGAATATTCTTTAGGAATGCGACAGAAGTTAGGTATCGTTATTAGTCTACTAAATAATCCAAGCTATATAATATTAGATGAACCTACTAACGGTATGGATGTGGAAACGTCTTTTGAGGTTTTGCAGGAATTGAGAAGAATGGCTGATGAACGAAATGTCGGTATTTTAATTTCTAGTCATAAATTAGAGGATATTGAAACGATTTGCGATCGAGTTTTATTTTTAGATAATGGCGCGATTGCTGGTGAACAGCACTTTAAGAAAATTAAGCAACGAACTATCAGCTTAGTCTTTGAGAATTCGGTTGATTTAGCTACATTCGCTTCGAAACAACACTTTGGGAACGTAATCCATTCAGGTGACAAAGATATCCGGATTGAAACAACTGTGGACAACGCTGAGGTTTTCGAAATGGTAAATCGACTAGGTCTCAAACTAATTGATTTTACTTCGGAGAAGAACACCCTGCGTAATGTCTATATGAACAAATTCAGAGGTGAATATCATGACATTCAGTATTAA
- a CDS encoding RNA polymerase sigma factor, with the protein MKQEKIKNDVLHLYDVYSSRILKFIFVLTKDYHTAEDLTQDTFIKVNNSYDQLKDKEKVETWLFQIAHNLSMDHIRRKRFSVLDHIVPTLQKKESSPSLDKVIIINESVRELYDVISKLKPTYREIIILRKIEELSIKETSEVLGWSESKVTTTLSRAMKLLHKELEKGGHIYEQSS; encoded by the coding sequence ATGAAACAAGAGAAAATCAAGAATGATGTACTTCATCTATACGACGTGTATAGTAGTCGAATTTTGAAATTTATTTTTGTGCTTACTAAGGACTACCATACAGCTGAAGATTTAACACAGGATACATTTATAAAGGTTAATAACTCATATGATCAGCTGAAGGATAAGGAAAAAGTGGAAACTTGGTTATTTCAAATTGCTCATAACTTATCAATGGATCATATTAGAAGAAAAAGATTTAGTGTCTTGGACCATATTGTTCCAACCTTGCAAAAGAAAGAAAGTAGTCCCTCGTTAGATAAAGTAATAATTATCAATGAAAGTGTTAGAGAATTGTATGATGTTATTAGCAAACTAAAACCCACATATCGTGAAATTATTATCCTGAGGAAGATAGAAGAACTATCAATTAAAGAAACTAGTGAAGTTTTAGGGTGGTCTGAAAGTAAAGTTACAACTACTTTATCTAGAGCTATGAAACTTCTTCATAAAGAATTAGAGAAAGGAGGGCATATTTATGAACAATCGTCCTAA